From Neodiprion pinetum isolate iyNeoPine1 chromosome 7, iyNeoPine1.2, whole genome shotgun sequence, a single genomic window includes:
- the LOC124223988 gene encoding uncharacterized protein isoform X2 has product MDTNYMSAKNTTLEKTTDQENEHLNLSQLRKAIDETEAEDTVLGNEILELLKEIEIRPETFPEYVKESLKDVSMILKEYGLSDVDETSLLISMERKTIHDKKRQLLERESRTKYRQLLDKHSILQKELCDLKGNVSCIVNSIAEMKDEIKNDDISCKSQTTKLDEYNELACKMETGHDNLDMKKFEPKKLLDKYRRFITLNDRLVELEQTLAPYSDLPPNLLQARALLNSKEMEYKQISEQFLSASLSNI; this is encoded by the coding sequence ATGGATACCAATTATATGTCAGCTAAAAATACAACATTGGAAAAGACTACGGATCAAGAAAATGAACATCTAAATCTATCTCAACTTAGGAAAGCAATTGATGAAACGGAAGCTGAGGACACGGTGCTTGGTAATGAGATATTGGAGCTACTAAAAGAGATTGAGATACGGCCTGAAACTTTTCCTGAGTATGTTAAAGAGAGTCTGAAAGATGTTTCAATGATACTAAAAGAATATGGATTATCTGATGTCGATGAAACCTCATTGTTGATATCTATGGAACGTAAAACCATTCATGATAAAAAACGGCAGTTGTTAGAGCGAGAATCACGAACTAAATATAGGCAGTTATTAGACAAACACTCTATTCTTCAGAAGGAGCTGTGTGATTTAAAAGGCAATGTCAGCTGTATAGTAAATTCAATTGCAGAAATGAAAGATGAAATCAAGAATGATGATATCAGTTGCAAATCACAAACAACTAAGTTGGACGAGTATAATGAGTTGGCTTGTAAAATGGAAACTGGTCATGACAATTTAGATATGAAGAAATTtgaaccaaaaaaattattggacAAATACAGAAGGTTCATTACATTGAATGATCGCTTGGTAGAACTTGAGCAGACTTTAGCACCATACAGTGATTTACCTCCGAACTTATTACAGGCCCGGGCTCTCCTTAACAGTAAAGAGATGGAGTATAAACAAATATCAGAACAGTTTCTTTCAGCATCTTTgagtaatatataa
- the LOC124223988 gene encoding uncharacterized protein isoform X1, protein MNTLVQVLKVSGHKDMDTNYMSAKNTTLEKTTDQENEHLNLSQLRKAIDETEAEDTVLGNEILELLKEIEIRPETFPEYVKESLKDVSMILKEYGLSDVDETSLLISMERKTIHDKKRQLLERESRTKYRQLLDKHSILQKELCDLKGNVSCIVNSIAEMKDEIKNDDISCKSQTTKLDEYNELACKMETGHDNLDMKKFEPKKLLDKYRRFITLNDRLVELEQTLAPYSDLPPNLLQARALLNSKEMEYKQISEQFLSASLSNI, encoded by the coding sequence ATGAATACGTTGGTACAGGTTTTGAAAGTGTCCGGACACAAGGATATGGATACCAATTATATGTCAGCTAAAAATACAACATTGGAAAAGACTACGGATCAAGAAAATGAACATCTAAATCTATCTCAACTTAGGAAAGCAATTGATGAAACGGAAGCTGAGGACACGGTGCTTGGTAATGAGATATTGGAGCTACTAAAAGAGATTGAGATACGGCCTGAAACTTTTCCTGAGTATGTTAAAGAGAGTCTGAAAGATGTTTCAATGATACTAAAAGAATATGGATTATCTGATGTCGATGAAACCTCATTGTTGATATCTATGGAACGTAAAACCATTCATGATAAAAAACGGCAGTTGTTAGAGCGAGAATCACGAACTAAATATAGGCAGTTATTAGACAAACACTCTATTCTTCAGAAGGAGCTGTGTGATTTAAAAGGCAATGTCAGCTGTATAGTAAATTCAATTGCAGAAATGAAAGATGAAATCAAGAATGATGATATCAGTTGCAAATCACAAACAACTAAGTTGGACGAGTATAATGAGTTGGCTTGTAAAATGGAAACTGGTCATGACAATTTAGATATGAAGAAATTtgaaccaaaaaaattattggacAAATACAGAAGGTTCATTACATTGAATGATCGCTTGGTAGAACTTGAGCAGACTTTAGCACCATACAGTGATTTACCTCCGAACTTATTACAGGCCCGGGCTCTCCTTAACAGTAAAGAGATGGAGTATAAACAAATATCAGAACAGTTTCTTTCAGCATCTTTgagtaatatataa